A section of the Bacteroidia bacterium genome encodes:
- a CDS encoding XRE family transcriptional regulator, giving the protein MPRTNAHINPEMLVWSRNTVKLTVELAAEKIGVKTEKLEAWENGESFPTVKQLYKIANVYRRPFALFYFPKPPKHFKPLKDFRKFHHQYTLTENEEYILQKELMLFQQKREIALELYEQLDSEPPQFKLKGTVNQSPEELAEKIIEYLGINHNEVGDIKPGYDALNYWKKLLESKGILAFQTSGVPLHIMRGACVAKDVLPVIVINSNDTQNGRIFSLFHELVHIVLRADGISNFRYSDKDLYEQIEVYCNQVAAEVLVPSNYLLESLVVRSHDSRNPNWTADELRKLSNRFCVSREVILRRLLTLEKTTNRFYQDYRNNQDYEDKKSSPGGDYYRNIIAKNGGLFLNLALQGYYQDKLTASSLSDFIKIKVSNLAKLEQLLYAKVQY; this is encoded by the coding sequence ATGCCAAGAACCAACGCACATATTAATCCGGAAATGCTTGTATGGTCAAGGAATACGGTAAAATTAACCGTAGAACTTGCTGCGGAGAAAATTGGTGTAAAGACCGAAAAGCTGGAAGCATGGGAAAATGGTGAATCTTTCCCCACAGTAAAGCAACTTTATAAAATCGCAAATGTTTACAGGCGTCCGTTTGCATTGTTTTACTTCCCAAAGCCACCCAAGCATTTCAAGCCATTAAAGGATTTTAGAAAATTCCATCATCAATACACTCTAACCGAAAACGAAGAGTATATTCTTCAAAAAGAGCTAATGCTTTTCCAGCAAAAGAGAGAGATTGCTCTTGAATTGTATGAACAGCTTGATTCAGAACCTCCTCAGTTCAAATTAAAAGGCACAGTAAATCAGTCACCTGAAGAATTAGCTGAAAAAATCATTGAATATCTTGGCATTAATCACAATGAAGTTGGGGACATTAAGCCGGGTTATGACGCTTTAAACTATTGGAAGAAGCTTCTTGAATCTAAAGGAATTCTGGCTTTTCAAACTTCCGGTGTTCCACTTCATATTATGAGAGGAGCGTGTGTTGCCAAAGATGTATTGCCTGTAATTGTCATTAATAGCAACGATACACAAAACGGACGTATTTTTTCATTATTTCACGAATTGGTACACATTGTATTACGTGCAGATGGGATTAGCAATTTTAGGTACAGCGATAAAGATTTATACGAACAGATAGAGGTTTACTGCAATCAAGTCGCAGCGGAAGTATTAGTTCCTTCAAATTATTTATTGGAATCACTTGTAGTTCGCTCTCATGATTCACGTAATCCCAATTGGACAGCAGACGAGCTAAGAAAGCTGTCAAATAGATTTTGTGTAAGCAGAGAAGTAATTTTAAGACGATTGTTGACCCTTGAAAAAACCACCAATCGATTTTATCAGGATTATCGAAACAATCAGGACTATGAAGATAAAAAAAGCTCACCTGGCGGAGACTATTACCGAAATATAATTGCCAAAAACGGAGGGTTATTTCTGAATCTTGCTTTGCAAGGATATTATCAGGATAAACTGACAGCTTCCTCTCTTTCGGATTTTATAAAAATTAAGGTGTCCAACCTTGCAAAACTTGAACAACTGCTTTATGCAAAAGTACAGTATTGA
- a CDS encoding diacylglycerol kinase family protein produces MQPKDQHLLFVINPIAGVLEKEEIANSIELHCKKYNLSKSIYFTTGEDDRQKIEEKIRENKFDVVVAVGGDGTVNMLASLLVNTDITLGILPHGSGNGMAKDLEIPLELNEALTLLCDCRAWPIDVLEVNGYYFIHLSDLGFNARVVELFAKEKSRGLSTYTRIALEEFREYEPTRYKIVTDEDSEVFVGKAFMISIANARQFGTRLKINPGGDVADGKFEILIIEPFPKIASPGLFVQMLFENIDDTNYSRVIKATRATIWNYDNAPLHIDGEPKNFDEKLEFRILPSALKVIYPKSKVQDLVRKTNAEI; encoded by the coding sequence ATGCAGCCGAAAGATCAGCACCTGTTGTTTGTAATAAACCCGATTGCCGGGGTATTGGAAAAGGAAGAAATCGCTAATTCCATTGAACTTCATTGTAAAAAATATAATCTTTCAAAAAGCATCTATTTTACCACCGGAGAAGATGACCGGCAGAAAATTGAAGAAAAGATCCGGGAAAACAAATTTGATGTAGTTGTAGCCGTAGGCGGGGATGGTACGGTAAACATGCTTGCTTCATTACTGGTAAACACTGACATAACGCTGGGAATATTACCGCATGGCTCAGGTAATGGCATGGCCAAAGACCTGGAAATACCGCTGGAGTTGAATGAAGCGCTCACTCTTTTGTGCGATTGCAGAGCCTGGCCTATTGACGTGCTCGAAGTAAACGGTTATTATTTTATTCACCTCAGCGACTTAGGATTCAATGCCCGCGTGGTGGAGCTTTTTGCAAAAGAAAAAAGCCGGGGCCTCAGTACTTATACCCGCATAGCTCTCGAAGAATTCAGGGAGTATGAACCAACACGGTATAAAATCGTGACTGATGAGGACAGTGAAGTTTTTGTGGGCAAAGCATTTATGATCAGTATTGCCAATGCACGGCAATTCGGAACCCGGCTGAAAATTAATCCCGGAGGCGATGTGGCGGATGGAAAATTTGAAATTCTGATCATCGAACCTTTTCCGAAAATTGCCTCTCCGGGACTTTTTGTGCAAATGCTATTTGAGAATATTGATGATACCAATTATAGCCGGGTCATCAAAGCTACCCGTGCAACGATCTGGAACTATGATAATGCTCCTCTTCACATAGATGGAGAGCCTAAGAACTTTGACGAAAAATTGGAATTCAGGATTTTACCCTCTGCATTAAAGGTAATTTATCCGAAATCAAAGGTTCAGGATCTGGTAAGGAAAACGAATGCAGAAATTTAA
- a CDS encoding exonuclease domain-containing protein yields MYAIIDTETTGGSPRYSKIIEIAICVHDGQKVVQRYQTLVNPECPINPDITGITHITNDMVRDAPRFYEIARNIIELTEGRILVAHNSRFDYAMLKGEYQRLGYQFARKQLCTVKLSRQLLPGHPSYSLGKLCRSLNIQVANRHRAMGDAAATAILFDMILEQYQRSYGGPLISDDMTDAIFPPNMDRECVDALPHEPGVYYFYNENRDLIYVGKSRNIRKRVISHFSADLKSGKSLRMKQEVAYVDCEVTGSDLLACLLEDHEIKRLAPKYNRAGRKAGFRYGIYTSSCHEGYLHLKAMPVKSDREAVLMFTTTVQARNHLKRLVKQFQLCEKLAGLESGKGNCFGYSLHKCLGACAGKEPPVSYNLRVESAIGNFRFSKPDFMIIVPGREVNEYAAVQVQNHSYQGFGYFSVNGASKSPAEILNCIQAKKDNPDVRKILRQFLKKEKKFDLIEY; encoded by the coding sequence ATGTACGCCATAATAGATACTGAAACAACCGGAGGAAGTCCACGATACAGCAAGATCATTGAAATCGCCATTTGCGTACATGACGGCCAAAAGGTGGTGCAGCGGTATCAAACGCTCGTAAATCCGGAATGTCCTATCAACCCTGACATTACCGGGATTACGCACATTACCAACGACATGGTGCGGGATGCCCCCCGGTTTTATGAAATAGCACGGAATATCATTGAACTCACGGAAGGCAGGATCCTGGTGGCGCACAATTCCCGGTTCGACTATGCCATGCTGAAGGGCGAGTACCAGCGCCTCGGATACCAGTTTGCGCGGAAGCAATTATGCACAGTGAAGCTCAGCAGGCAATTGCTGCCGGGCCATCCTTCATACAGCCTCGGCAAATTGTGCCGTTCACTCAATATACAGGTGGCTAACCGCCACCGCGCAATGGGTGATGCCGCAGCTACAGCCATCCTTTTTGACATGATTCTGGAGCAATACCAGCGCAGTTATGGCGGGCCGCTCATCAGTGATGATATGACCGATGCGATATTTCCACCCAACATGGATCGTGAATGTGTGGATGCGCTGCCTCATGAACCGGGTGTTTATTACTTTTATAATGAAAACCGCGACCTTATATATGTAGGGAAAAGCCGCAACATCCGCAAACGTGTTATCAGCCATTTCTCAGCCGACCTGAAAAGCGGCAAATCACTACGGATGAAGCAGGAAGTGGCCTACGTAGATTGCGAGGTGACCGGAAGCGACTTGCTTGCATGTTTGCTGGAAGACCATGAAATAAAACGCCTGGCGCCAAAATACAACCGCGCAGGACGAAAGGCCGGTTTCCGCTATGGCATTTACACCAGCTCATGCCATGAGGGATATTTGCACCTCAAAGCCATGCCGGTAAAGTCTGACCGCGAGGCCGTCCTGATGTTTACCACTACCGTCCAGGCGCGCAACCACTTGAAAAGGCTGGTGAAACAATTCCAGCTTTGTGAGAAACTTGCCGGCCTGGAATCAGGAAAAGGCAATTGTTTTGGCTACTCTCTGCATAAATGTCTCGGTGCATGTGCAGGCAAGGAGCCTCCCGTTTCTTATAATTTACGAGTGGAATCAGCCATTGGGAATTTCAGGTTTTCAAAGCCCGACTTTATGATTATTGTGCCCGGCAGGGAAGTGAATGAATATGCAGCCGTCCAGGTCCAAAACCACAGTTACCAGGGCTTTGGTTACTTTTCTGTAAATGGCGCTTCCAAAAGCCCTGCTGAAATTCTGAACTGCATCCAGGCCAAAAAAGATAATCCTGACGTCCGGAAAATACTAAGGCAATTCCTGAAAAAAGAAAAGAAATTTGATTTGATTGAGTATTAA
- a CDS encoding DUF4411 family protein has protein sequence MQKYSIDASAILDAWVRYYPHDTFPSFWDRFKELAESGSGIATELIEHEISKKDDGCHKWFKQNNLNGFFIELTDSVQNAVSDILQNPNYQRLVEDRKGTYGADPFVIALAKVEDLVVVTGERATNNIAKPKIPDVCSDMGIECINILDLMRREGWRF, from the coding sequence ATGCAAAAGTACAGTATTGATGCAAGTGCCATATTGGATGCCTGGGTAAGATATTATCCTCACGACACGTTTCCGTCATTTTGGGATAGGTTCAAAGAATTAGCAGAATCCGGTTCAGGTATTGCAACGGAACTCATTGAACACGAAATCAGCAAAAAGGATGATGGATGCCATAAATGGTTCAAGCAAAATAATCTGAATGGATTTTTCATTGAACTTACTGACTCAGTTCAAAATGCTGTTTCCGACATACTACAAAACCCAAACTATCAAAGATTGGTAGAAGATAGAAAGGGGACTTATGGAGCAGACCCTTTCGTAATAGCATTGGCAAAAGTTGAAGACTTAGTTGTTGTAACTGGTGAAAGAGCAACGAATAACATTGCAAAGCCTAAAATTCCGGATGTTTGCAGCGACATGGGAATTGAGTGTATTAACATTTTGGATTTGATGCGTAGAGAAGGATGGCGATTCTAA
- a CDS encoding glycine--tRNA ligase, with the protein MAQQEDPLRNITSHCKEYGFIFPSSEIYDGLAAIYDYGQNGVELKRNLRDYWWKAMVQMNENIVGLDSAIFMHPKTWKASGHVDNFNDPMIDNKDSKKRYRADELIETKIAQYEKKGKTQKAGEIRQRMEELLEQGDLKAVKALIEELGIADPVSGSKNWSEVRQFNLMFGTQMGSVAEGSDAVWLRPETAQGIFVNFLNVQKTGRMKLPFGIAQVGKAFRNEIVARQFLFRMREFEQMEMQFFVRPGTEMEWFEYWKEKRMNWHLSLGLDKSKYRIHEHIKLAHYANAAVDIEYEFPIGFKEVEGVHSRTDFDLKQHQEHSGRKMQYFDPEVNENYIPYVVETSIGLDRMFLLLLSAAYTEEDLGEGSSRVVLKLPPVLAPVKVGILPLLRKDGLPEKAREIFDTMKYRWRCQYEEKDTIGKRYRRHDAIGTPYCITIDHDTLQDDSVTVRYRDTMEQKRVAVGELMQMMEKELDEAALLRKI; encoded by the coding sequence ATGGCACAACAAGAAGATCCTCTCAGGAACATCACCTCCCATTGTAAGGAGTATGGTTTTATTTTTCCCAGTAGTGAAATTTATGACGGGCTGGCGGCTATTTACGACTATGGCCAGAATGGCGTGGAGCTAAAGCGCAACCTGCGCGACTATTGGTGGAAAGCTATGGTGCAGATGAACGAGAACATCGTGGGGCTGGATTCGGCAATTTTCATGCATCCAAAAACCTGGAAGGCAAGCGGCCACGTAGACAATTTTAACGACCCGATGATTGACAATAAGGATAGCAAAAAGCGCTACCGGGCCGATGAATTGATCGAAACGAAAATTGCCCAGTATGAAAAAAAGGGCAAAACGCAGAAGGCCGGAGAAATACGCCAGCGCATGGAGGAATTGCTGGAGCAGGGCGACCTGAAAGCCGTGAAAGCCTTGATAGAGGAACTCGGTATAGCTGACCCGGTAAGTGGCAGCAAGAACTGGAGCGAGGTGCGGCAATTCAACCTGATGTTCGGTACGCAGATGGGCTCCGTGGCTGAGGGCAGTGATGCTGTATGGCTCAGGCCGGAAACCGCCCAGGGAATTTTTGTGAATTTCTTAAACGTACAAAAAACCGGACGCATGAAGCTACCCTTCGGGATAGCGCAGGTGGGAAAGGCTTTCCGGAATGAGATCGTGGCGCGGCAGTTCCTGTTCAGGATGCGCGAATTTGAGCAAATGGAAATGCAGTTTTTCGTGAGGCCGGGAACCGAGATGGAGTGGTTTGAATACTGGAAAGAGAAACGAATGAACTGGCACTTGTCACTGGGCCTTGATAAAAGCAAATACAGAATACATGAGCATATCAAACTTGCACATTATGCAAATGCTGCCGTGGATATTGAATATGAATTTCCCATTGGTTTTAAGGAAGTGGAGGGCGTTCACAGCCGCACCGATTTTGACCTGAAGCAACACCAGGAGCACAGTGGCCGCAAAATGCAATACTTTGATCCGGAGGTGAATGAGAACTACATCCCGTATGTGGTGGAGACTTCCATCGGACTTGACAGGATGTTCCTGTTGCTGCTCTCAGCGGCTTATACGGAAGAGGACCTTGGAGAAGGCAGCAGTCGTGTAGTGCTGAAACTGCCACCCGTTCTGGCACCGGTAAAAGTAGGAATCCTGCCTTTGCTTCGAAAAGATGGCCTGCCGGAAAAAGCGCGCGAAATATTCGATACCATGAAATATCGCTGGCGGTGCCAGTACGAGGAGAAAGACACCATCGGCAAGCGATACCGCAGGCACGATGCCATTGGAACGCCCTACTGCATAACGATAGATCATGACACTTTGCAGGACGATTCAGTAACGGTGCGCTACCGCGATACGATGGAGCAAAAGCGCGTGGCCGTAGGAGAGCTTATGCAAATGATGGAAAAGGAACTTGATGAAGCTGCCTTGTTGCGGAAAATTTAA
- a CDS encoding lipocalin family protein, producing MKRNRTSTISLASLATAAILFNLQACKKYEDGPGFTLRTPEGRLEGEWELTKVDSNSLLGFFDGVVVEFEKDGDLDITLTYLYTYYGYSIPYSYTYSGDWEFEDDKETLVLEIEGEEMEWEILKLTKDELWVESLDYGRISEYEFEKQ from the coding sequence ATGAAAAGAAATCGAACCAGCACCATTTCACTGGCTTCTCTGGCTACCGCAGCCATTCTGTTCAATCTCCAGGCTTGCAAGAAGTATGAGGATGGCCCAGGCTTTACACTGAGGACACCTGAAGGCAGGCTTGAAGGAGAATGGGAACTCACAAAAGTAGATTCTAATTCTTTATTAGGCTTCTTTGACGGGGTTGTGGTGGAATTTGAGAAGGACGGGGACTTGGATATTACCTTAACCTATCTTTATACCTATTATGGATATTCAATTCCATACAGCTATACATACAGCGGTGATTGGGAATTTGAAGATGATAAGGAGACCCTGGTACTTGAAATTGAAGGGGAAGAAATGGAATGGGAGATCTTAAAATTGACCAAAGATGAGCTATGGGTCGAATCTTTAGATTATGGCCGCATTTCCGAATATGAATTTGAGAAGCAATAG